Proteins found in one Labrenzia sp. VG12 genomic segment:
- a CDS encoding peptide ABC transporter substrate-binding protein has product MFKSMRVTALAAALMAATSLTAMAEVVYHRGNTADPETLDQHKTSTTYEAHILRDLYEGLVSYSAEGKVIPGVATDWSVSDDGTVYTFTLRDNAKWSNGDPVVAGDFEYSLRRIMTPETGAKYATVLYPIKNAEKINKGELKPEDLGVKAVDDKTLEITLEQPTPYFIDLLAHQTGLPVHPATVDAHGTDFVKPENIVTNGAYTLAEFIPNAHVKATKNPHFHDADNVKIDTVFFYPTEDRGAAMRRFQAGELHTNNDAPTEQVAFMRENLGDQFRVAPYLGTYYYALNHEDEALSNPDVRQALSMSIDREFLADEIWASTMVAGYSFVPPGIGNYGESAFADYKDMSQIDREEKAIELLQKAGYGPDNPVKLTINYNTSENHKNTAVAIADMWAPLGVEVSMVNTDTKTHYAMLRDRQDFDVARAGWIGDYSDPQNFLFMVESDNTGFNYARYENPEYDALMDEAAATVDLEKRADILKKAEEMFMRDLPFIPLMYYGSMNLVSDKVAGFEDNLLNIHPTRWMSISE; this is encoded by the coding sequence ATGTTCAAGTCCATGCGTGTGACAGCGTTGGCGGCTGCCTTGATGGCTGCCACATCTCTTACGGCAATGGCCGAGGTGGTCTACCACCGCGGCAATACGGCTGATCCGGAAACCCTGGACCAGCACAAGACCTCCACAACTTATGAGGCGCATATCCTGCGCGACCTTTACGAAGGTCTGGTGTCCTACAGCGCCGAAGGCAAGGTGATCCCGGGTGTGGCAACCGACTGGTCCGTTTCCGATGACGGCACCGTCTACACCTTCACCCTGCGCGACAACGCCAAGTGGTCCAACGGCGACCCGGTTGTTGCCGGCGATTTCGAATATTCCCTGCGCCGCATCATGACGCCGGAGACCGGTGCGAAATACGCAACCGTTCTCTACCCGATCAAGAACGCCGAAAAGATCAACAAGGGCGAATTGAAGCCGGAAGATCTCGGCGTCAAGGCGGTCGACGACAAGACGCTCGAAATCACGCTCGAGCAGCCGACCCCGTATTTCATCGACCTGCTGGCGCACCAGACCGGCCTGCCGGTTCACCCGGCAACCGTTGATGCCCATGGCACGGATTTCGTGAAGCCGGAAAACATCGTCACCAACGGTGCCTACACCCTGGCCGAGTTCATCCCGAACGCGCATGTTAAGGCGACCAAGAACCCGCATTTCCATGATGCGGACAACGTCAAGATCGACACCGTCTTCTTCTACCCGACCGAAGACCGCGGTGCCGCAATGCGCCGGTTCCAGGCCGGTGAGCTGCACACCAACAACGATGCGCCGACCGAACAGGTGGCCTTCATGCGTGAGAACCTGGGCGACCAGTTCCGCGTGGCGCCGTATCTCGGTACCTACTACTACGCCCTGAACCATGAAGACGAGGCTCTGTCCAATCCGGACGTGCGCCAGGCGCTTTCCATGTCGATCGACCGCGAGTTCCTCGCTGACGAGATCTGGGCGTCCACCATGGTCGCCGGCTATTCCTTCGTACCGCCGGGAATCGGCAACTACGGCGAATCCGCTTTCGCGGACTACAAGGACATGTCCCAGATCGACCGTGAAGAAAAAGCGATCGAGCTCCTGCAAAAGGCTGGTTATGGCCCGGACAATCCGGTCAAGCTGACCATCAACTACAACACTTCGGAAAACCACAAGAACACGGCGGTCGCGATCGCCGACATGTGGGCCCCGCTGGGTGTGGAAGTGTCGATGGTCAACACCGACACCAAGACCCACTATGCCATGCTGCGTGACCGTCAGGACTTTGACGTCGCCCGCGCCGGCTGGATCGGCGACTACTCCGACCCGCAGAACTTCCTGTTCATGGTCGAGAGCGACAACACCGGTTTCAACTACGCTCGCTACGAGAACCCGGAATATGATGCGCTCATGGATGAAGCTGCTGCGACGGTCGATCTGGAGAAGCGCGCCGACATCCTGAAAAAGGCCGAAGAGATGTTCATGCGTGACCTGCCGTTCATCCCGCTGATGTACTACGGCTCCATGAACCTGGTCTCCGACAAGGTCGCCGGATTTGAGGACAACCTCCTCAACATCCATCCGACCCGTTGGATGAGCATCTCCGAGTAA
- a CDS encoding HdeD family acid-resistance protein has product MTDAVQAVEDMKKKIQENWGWFLALGVALVIGGMILIAAPLATSIAVVFLIAAVLFIGGLVQIYNSFKTKGTSSFLWNLITGIIAVIGGIVIYVNPLAGTFALTLVIAAIFIAQGVTQILLAFKLKPHDGWVWVLIAGIVSLAAGGMIWMELPSSAAWALGLIAGISVLVNGWSYITIALAARASRS; this is encoded by the coding sequence ATGACAGATGCCGTTCAGGCCGTGGAAGACATGAAGAAGAAGATCCAGGAAAACTGGGGCTGGTTTCTGGCACTCGGGGTGGCCCTTGTGATCGGTGGCATGATCCTGATCGCCGCACCGCTGGCAACGTCCATTGCCGTGGTCTTCCTGATCGCCGCTGTGCTTTTCATCGGCGGACTTGTGCAGATCTACAATTCCTTCAAGACCAAGGGTACTTCCAGTTTCCTCTGGAACCTGATTACCGGCATCATCGCCGTCATCGGCGGGATCGTGATCTATGTGAACCCGCTTGCCGGCACCTTCGCCCTGACCCTTGTGATTGCCGCGATTTTTATCGCCCAGGGCGTGACGCAGATCCTGCTGGCCTTCAAGCTGAAGCCGCATGACGGCTGGGTCTGGGTTCTGATTGCCGGCATCGTCTCCCTGGCGGCCGGCGGCATGATCTGGATGGAACTGCCGAGTTCCGCCGCCTGGGCGCTCGGCCTGATCGCCGGCATCTCGGTCTTGGTCAATGGCTGGAGCTATATCACCATCGCGCTTGCGGCCAGGGCTTCCAGGTCCTGA
- a CDS encoding ABC transporter permease subunit — protein MTMTLATNEAPAKGRSLWDDARDRLLANRAAVASMIVLLAITLLSVLGPILSPHEFDTVYRDYVKVPASLEAYPRAEQVEPGFATAVKRARVSLESFERDGDQVIARISSKREIDPRTTRYIDRSDLFKNAEISDFSADNKQATLKADINFMHFYFGTDANGRDMMTRTFIAGRVSLTIGLLATVVAISIGVLYGATSGYLGGRVDQMMMRVVDVLYSLPFIFFVIMLVVFFGRNFILMFIAVGAVEWLDMARIVRGQTLSIKRQEYVQAAEAMGVADGGIVRRHIIPNTLGPVVVYMTLLVPKVILLESFLSFLGLGIQEPMTSWGVLISEGARNLQGAAWMLIFPSIFLTSTLFALNFIGDGLRDALDPKDR, from the coding sequence ATGACCATGACTCTTGCCACGAACGAAGCGCCCGCAAAGGGACGCTCACTCTGGGACGACGCCCGCGACCGGCTTCTGGCCAACCGCGCAGCCGTCGCTTCCATGATCGTCCTGCTGGCGATCACATTGCTGTCGGTGCTGGGTCCGATCCTGTCGCCGCATGAATTTGACACTGTTTACCGCGATTACGTGAAGGTTCCGGCGAGCCTGGAAGCCTATCCCCGCGCAGAACAGGTCGAGCCGGGTTTCGCCACTGCGGTGAAGCGGGCACGTGTGTCGCTGGAAAGCTTTGAGCGCGACGGCGATCAGGTGATTGCCCGGATCAGCTCCAAGCGGGAAATCGACCCGCGTACCACGCGCTATATCGACCGCAGCGATCTGTTCAAGAATGCCGAGATCAGCGATTTCTCCGCAGACAACAAACAGGCGACGCTGAAGGCCGACATCAACTTCATGCACTTCTACTTCGGCACCGACGCCAACGGCCGGGACATGATGACCCGGACGTTCATTGCCGGCCGCGTGTCCCTGACCATCGGCCTGCTGGCGACCGTTGTCGCGATTTCCATCGGCGTGCTCTACGGCGCAACGTCCGGTTATCTCGGCGGCCGGGTCGACCAGATGATGATGCGTGTTGTTGACGTGCTCTATTCGCTGCCCTTCATTTTCTTCGTGATCATGCTGGTGGTGTTTTTCGGTCGGAACTTCATCTTGATGTTCATCGCCGTTGGTGCCGTCGAATGGCTCGACATGGCCCGTATCGTCCGCGGCCAGACACTGTCCATCAAGCGCCAGGAATATGTTCAGGCCGCGGAAGCCATGGGGGTTGCCGACGGTGGCATCGTTCGTCGGCATATCATTCCGAACACGCTCGGTCCCGTGGTGGTCTACATGACCCTCCTGGTGCCCAAGGTCATTCTCCTGGAAAGCTTCCTGTCCTTCCTGGGCCTCGGCATTCAGGAGCCCATGACCAGCTGGGGTGTGCTGATCTCCGAAGGTGCCAGGAACCTTCAGGGCGCCGCCTGGATGCTGATCTTCCCGTCGATCTTCCTGACATCGACGCTGTTCGCGCTGAACTTTATCGGCGACGGCCTGCGCGATGCTCTGGATCCGAAAGACCGATAG
- a CDS encoding GNAT family N-acetyltransferase, with product MTPEDAETLVPQLGALLTACVEDGAGIGFVLPMSQEQAEAFWQSKLPSLEAGEAFLMIARDGNDIAGVVMLALAPQDNGRHRAEVAKLMVHPNHRRKGLARKLMAAIDGLALSLGRWLLVLDTVTGDRAETLYPTCGYEKVGIIPDYAYGSHGTLDATTVFFKDLR from the coding sequence ATGACACCGGAGGACGCCGAAACCTTGGTGCCTCAACTCGGCGCTCTGCTGACGGCCTGCGTGGAAGATGGAGCGGGCATCGGCTTTGTTCTGCCCATGTCTCAGGAGCAGGCGGAGGCGTTCTGGCAGAGCAAGCTGCCGTCACTGGAAGCGGGGGAGGCATTTCTCATGATTGCGCGTGACGGCAACGACATCGCAGGTGTCGTCATGCTGGCACTTGCACCACAGGACAATGGTCGTCACCGGGCGGAGGTCGCCAAGCTGATGGTGCATCCGAACCACCGCCGCAAAGGGCTCGCCCGCAAGCTGATGGCCGCGATCGATGGTCTGGCATTGTCCCTGGGCCGCTGGCTCCTGGTGCTCGACACCGTCACTGGCGACCGCGCCGAAACCCTTTACCCGACGTGTGGCTACGAGAAAGTCGGCATCATCCCGGACTATGCCTATGGCAGCCACGGCACGCTGGATGCGACGACCGTGTTTTTCAAGGACCTGCGCTGA
- the fabF gene encoding beta-ketoacyl-ACP synthase II, which yields MRRVVVTGLGVVSPVGTGLDGFWKRISSGENGIRKISQFDAGDLACQVAGEVPAKSEDEFGFDVDAVMEPREQRRSDRFIHFAMGAVQEALAHAGWEPKTDRDKERTGTIIGTGVGGFPAMTAGTRLVDEKGPRRASPFLVPSFLANLAAGQVSIRHGLKGPIGAPVTACAASLQALGDAARLIRGGEADVMVAGGAEACIDKVSYAGFCAAKAMSSKRNDDPAHASRPFDQDRDGFIMGEGAGILILEDYEHAKARGATIHAELSGYGTSADAFHVTASSPDGEGGLRAMRQALSTANLSPADIGYVNAHSTSTPVGDAAEIAALNTLFEGRGKDLAVSSSKSMFGHLLGAAGAVEAITCVKALMSGLLPPSRNLENADDAMQRFELVPGKAIAREVNHILTNGFGFGGVNASAVFSRV from the coding sequence ATGCGCCGTGTTGTCGTAACGGGTTTGGGTGTGGTGTCTCCGGTCGGGACGGGCCTGGACGGGTTCTGGAAGCGGATCTCCTCCGGGGAAAACGGCATTCGCAAGATCAGCCAGTTTGATGCCGGGGACCTGGCTTGCCAGGTCGCCGGAGAAGTTCCCGCCAAATCGGAAGACGAGTTCGGCTTTGATGTCGATGCCGTGATGGAGCCGCGCGAACAGCGCCGGTCTGACCGCTTCATTCACTTTGCCATGGGCGCGGTCCAGGAAGCGCTCGCCCATGCCGGCTGGGAGCCGAAAACCGACCGGGACAAGGAACGTACCGGCACGATCATCGGCACCGGCGTTGGCGGCTTTCCGGCGATGACTGCGGGCACGCGGCTGGTGGATGAAAAAGGGCCACGCCGGGCGTCGCCGTTCCTGGTGCCGTCCTTCCTGGCCAATCTGGCAGCCGGCCAGGTTTCCATTCGGCACGGCCTCAAGGGCCCGATCGGTGCGCCTGTGACAGCCTGTGCCGCCAGCCTTCAGGCCCTTGGTGATGCGGCGCGCCTGATCCGCGGCGGGGAAGCGGACGTGATGGTGGCCGGAGGTGCAGAGGCCTGTATCGACAAGGTCTCCTATGCCGGTTTCTGCGCCGCCAAGGCCATGTCGTCCAAACGAAACGACGACCCGGCCCATGCCTCCCGTCCGTTTGACCAGGACCGCGATGGCTTCATCATGGGGGAGGGCGCCGGAATTCTCATCCTGGAAGACTATGAACACGCCAAGGCCCGTGGGGCGACCATCCACGCAGAGCTTTCCGGATATGGCACGAGCGCAGATGCTTTCCATGTCACGGCCTCTTCACCGGACGGCGAAGGCGGATTGCGGGCCATGCGCCAGGCGCTGTCGACCGCCAACCTGTCGCCTGCCGACATCGGCTATGTCAACGCGCATTCAACCTCGACCCCGGTTGGAGATGCGGCTGAAATCGCTGCGTTGAACACCCTCTTCGAGGGACGCGGCAAGGATCTGGCGGTTTCGTCTTCCAAATCCATGTTCGGTCATTTGCTCGGTGCTGCTGGCGCGGTGGAAGCGATCACCTGCGTCAAGGCGCTGATGAGCGGTCTGCTGCCTCCGTCTCGCAATCTGGAAAATGCCGACGATGCAATGCAGCGCTTCGAACTTGTCCCCGGCAAGGCGATTGCCCGCGAGGTCAACCACATCCTTACCAACGGTTTCGGCTTTGGCGGCGTCAATGCCAGCGCAGTGTTTTCACGGGTGTAA
- a CDS encoding BA14K family protein — MSVWNAGPVIRGLVRGTRRICLALAVAAAGTSALIPLVDTAHADAVYIGSGGVGIAFGTGYGYRGGFFFGPGLYGPPYRPYGAPYYYHPYDMRAYPYRSRVYVNPPRHYRGQPQRVPHTKTGLAPFTPQWVAYCSRKFKSFNPNTGTYLAYSGKYRFCR; from the coding sequence ATGTCTGTCTGGAACGCCGGTCCCGTCATCCGCGGATTGGTTCGCGGAACCCGCAGGATCTGTCTTGCTCTGGCTGTTGCCGCAGCCGGCACATCTGCCTTGATACCATTGGTCGACACGGCGCATGCCGACGCGGTCTATATCGGCAGCGGCGGTGTTGGTATCGCCTTCGGTACCGGCTATGGCTATCGAGGCGGGTTTTTCTTCGGTCCTGGTCTTTATGGACCGCCCTACCGTCCCTACGGCGCTCCCTATTATTATCATCCCTACGATATGCGCGCCTATCCCTACCGGTCGCGCGTCTATGTCAACCCACCGCGCCACTACCGGGGACAACCGCAGCGTGTTCCCCATACCAAGACCGGATTGGCGCCATTCACGCCGCAATGGGTTGCCTATTGCTCGCGGAAATTCAAGTCGTTCAACCCCAATACGGGGACCTATCTGGCCTACAGTGGAAAATATCGCTTTTGCCGCTGA
- a CDS encoding ATP-binding cassette domain-containing protein yields MAPPLLTLRDVHLTFGGTPLLTGADLSVSEGDRLCLVGRNGSGKSTLLKIAAGMVDMDKGERFFQPGRTVRYLPQDPDLSTYASVLDYVNEGLTEGDDPYRGAYLLEVLGLTGKEDPRSLSGGEARRAALARTLAPEPDILLLDEPTNHLDLPAIEWLEDELKSLKSALVLISHDRRFLENLSRATVWIDRGTARRMDKGFAHFEAWRDEVFEQEEIDQQKLAQKIKREEHWMTYGVTARRKRNMRRVRELADLRKQKREHRGPQGTAKLSATEAEVSGKLVIEAKGISKTYGERTIVKEFSSRIQRGDRIGFVGPNGAGKTTLLKMLTGELSPDTGSTRLGTNLEMVTLDQKRENLDLNDSLSSVLTGGRGDMVMIGDESKHVMSYMKDFLFSPEQARTPVHALSGGERARAMLARALANKSNLMVLDEPTNDLDLETLDLLQELLADYPGTALIVSHDRDFLDRVATSVIVSEGKGLWREYAGGYSDMLAQRGEGVTARKAEKQAPAKKEKAATSNGSAAKPQQKSKLSFTQQHLLKTLPDTIESLEAQLEALQGEMNDPNLFARNPDKFAKISQQITDLTAEKDAAEEQWLELEMLSEEG; encoded by the coding sequence ATGGCCCCGCCTCTCCTAACGCTTCGCGACGTCCACCTGACCTTCGGCGGCACCCCGCTTTTGACCGGCGCTGACCTCTCCGTCTCCGAAGGCGACCGGCTGTGCCTGGTCGGCCGAAACGGCTCGGGCAAATCCACCCTGTTGAAGATTGCCGCCGGCATGGTGGACATGGACAAGGGCGAGCGGTTCTTCCAGCCGGGCCGGACTGTCCGTTACCTGCCACAGGACCCCGATCTTTCCACCTACGCCTCGGTGCTCGACTATGTGAACGAAGGCCTGACGGAGGGCGACGATCCCTATCGCGGCGCCTACCTGCTGGAGGTCCTTGGCCTGACTGGCAAGGAAGACCCGCGCTCCCTGTCCGGAGGAGAGGCACGCCGGGCGGCGCTTGCCAGAACACTTGCACCCGAACCTGATATTCTGCTGCTGGACGAGCCGACCAACCACCTGGACCTGCCGGCCATCGAATGGCTGGAAGACGAACTGAAAAGCCTGAAATCGGCCCTCGTGCTGATTTCTCACGACCGCCGGTTCCTGGAAAATCTCTCCCGCGCCACTGTCTGGATCGACCGCGGCACGGCCCGGCGCATGGACAAGGGCTTTGCCCATTTTGAAGCCTGGCGGGACGAGGTGTTCGAACAGGAAGAGATCGACCAGCAGAAGCTTGCGCAGAAGATCAAGCGCGAAGAACACTGGATGACTTACGGCGTCACCGCGCGGCGCAAACGCAACATGCGGCGTGTGCGAGAACTGGCCGATCTTCGCAAGCAGAAGCGTGAGCATCGCGGCCCGCAGGGCACTGCGAAGCTGAGTGCGACCGAGGCGGAAGTTTCCGGCAAACTGGTGATCGAGGCCAAGGGCATTTCCAAGACCTATGGCGAGCGCACCATCGTGAAGGAATTTTCCAGCCGGATCCAACGCGGCGACAGGATCGGATTTGTAGGCCCCAATGGCGCCGGCAAAACCACACTTCTCAAGATGCTGACCGGAGAGCTTTCCCCCGATACAGGATCAACCCGGCTCGGCACCAATCTCGAAATGGTGACGCTTGACCAGAAGCGGGAAAACCTCGACCTGAACGACAGCCTGTCTTCCGTCCTGACCGGTGGCCGCGGCGACATGGTCATGATCGGCGACGAAAGCAAGCATGTCATGTCCTACATGAAGGACTTCCTGTTCTCGCCGGAACAGGCCCGCACCCCGGTTCATGCGCTTTCCGGTGGCGAGAGGGCCCGCGCGATGCTGGCCAGGGCGCTCGCCAACAAGTCCAACCTGATGGTGCTCGACGAGCCGACCAACGACCTGGACCTGGAAACCCTCGACCTGCTGCAGGAGCTTCTGGCCGACTATCCGGGCACGGCCCTGATCGTCTCGCACGACCGTGATTTCCTCGACCGGGTCGCAACTTCCGTGATCGTCTCGGAAGGCAAGGGCCTCTGGCGCGAATATGCCGGCGGCTATAGCGACATGCTGGCGCAACGTGGCGAAGGCGTCACGGCCCGAAAGGCCGAAAAACAGGCACCGGCTAAGAAGGAAAAGGCCGCAACGTCAAACGGTTCGGCCGCCAAGCCGCAGCAGAAGTCGAAACTCAGCTTCACGCAGCAGCATCTTCTGAAGACGTTACCGGACACGATCGAGTCACTTGAAGCACAGCTTGAAGCGCTTCAGGGCGAGATGAACGACCCGAACCTCTTTGCCAGGAACCCAGACAAATTTGCCAAGATATCCCAGCAAATCACTGACCTGACAGCAGAAAAGGATGCTGCAGAGGAACAGTGGCTGGAGCTGGAGATGCTGAGCGAGGAAGGCTGA
- the oppB gene encoding oligopeptide ABC transporter permease OppB, whose translation MHRYVLGRLLGAIPTLFLIVTISFFLIRIAPGGPFDLERPLEAKVMENLNKIYHLDEPLWNQYLLYLKSIAQLDFGPSFYFRDFSINELFAQSLPISIQLGLSALCLALVVGGILGIAAALRQNRPADYTVMAAATLGVTIPNFVVAPILTLILGVWLGWLPVGGWNGGAFVNVILPVVTLALPQVAVVARLTRGSMIEALRSNHVRTARAYGLTSYMIIVVHALRGAILPVVSYLGPAAAALLTGSVVIETIFGIPGIGRYFVQGALNRDYTLVMGTVVVVACFVILFNLVVDLLYALLDPRVRYD comes from the coding sequence ATGCACCGCTATGTGCTCGGTCGATTGCTCGGCGCAATCCCGACCCTCTTTCTGATTGTCACGATTTCCTTCTTCCTGATCCGGATCGCTCCGGGTGGCCCGTTTGACCTGGAACGGCCTCTCGAAGCCAAGGTCATGGAAAATCTGAACAAGATTTATCATCTGGATGAACCGCTCTGGAACCAGTACCTGCTCTATCTGAAGAGCATCGCGCAGCTGGACTTCGGGCCGAGTTTCTATTTCCGCGACTTCTCGATCAACGAGCTGTTCGCCCAGTCCTTGCCGATTTCCATCCAGCTTGGCCTGTCAGCGCTTTGCCTGGCGCTGGTGGTGGGCGGCATCCTCGGCATTGCAGCGGCGCTACGCCAGAACCGGCCGGCCGATTACACGGTCATGGCTGCGGCAACGCTCGGCGTGACCATTCCGAATTTTGTCGTCGCACCCATCCTGACACTGATCCTGGGGGTCTGGCTGGGCTGGCTGCCCGTGGGAGGCTGGAATGGCGGTGCCTTTGTCAACGTGATCCTGCCCGTCGTCACCCTGGCATTGCCGCAGGTCGCGGTGGTCGCCCGTTTGACCCGTGGCTCCATGATCGAGGCGCTGCGCTCCAATCACGTGCGAACCGCCCGGGCCTACGGTCTGACGTCCTACATGATCATCGTCGTTCATGCCCTGAGAGGGGCGATCCTGCCGGTGGTCTCCTATCTCGGTCCGGCAGCGGCTGCCTTGCTTACCGGTTCCGTGGTCATCGAGACCATCTTCGGCATTCCCGGTATCGGACGCTATTTCGTTCAAGGAGCCCTCAACCGCGACTATACGCTCGTGATGGGCACCGTGGTCGTGGTCGCCTGTTTTGTTATCCTGTTCAACCTCGTGGTGGATCTGCTTTATGCATTGCTCGATCCGCGCGTGCGCTACGATTGA
- a CDS encoding MarR family winged helix-turn-helix transcriptional regulator, giving the protein MEEDDFSLCVLDNARKAARAVSRHYDRLARQVGMTAGQFSVLVAIRQTRQETTGELASRLSMDRTTLVRNIALLERKGFVTAGPLREGRGKTYLLTERGARLLEEALPLWRKAQGDVRELLGTEDFYKTIDTLKRLSEL; this is encoded by the coding sequence ATGGAAGAGGACGATTTTTCGCTTTGCGTTCTGGACAATGCGCGCAAGGCGGCGCGGGCTGTCAGCCGGCATTATGACCGGTTGGCGCGGCAGGTGGGTATGACGGCCGGTCAATTCTCGGTTCTGGTCGCAATCCGCCAGACCCGTCAGGAGACGACCGGAGAGCTGGCGTCCCGGCTGTCCATGGACCGGACAACGCTGGTGCGCAACATTGCGCTTCTGGAACGAAAGGGATTTGTGACGGCCGGCCCCTTGCGGGAGGGCAGGGGCAAAACCTATCTCCTGACCGAGCGAGGTGCCCGCCTGCTTGAAGAAGCCCTTCCGCTTTGGCGAAAGGCGCAGGGAGATGTCAGGGAACTGCTCGGGACGGAAGATTTTTACAAGACTATCGATACCTTGAAGCGCCTGTCGGAGCTTTGA
- a CDS encoding TauD/TfdA family dioxygenase, with amino-acid sequence MTSLTLRGDDRVLHVAWPDGTQADFPFLWLRDNCPSGFHPQTQERQFDLTSIPMDITIDRADQDDGDIVLTWAGDGHVSRYRAEWLLAHRPGVGLADPAKVDPVLWRGDLDPASLPRAAARDLMTRDDALLDFLIEAKKTGLALVDGMADDTEAGMAMARRIGFLRETNFGTTFEVMSKPNPNNLAYTSHALPLHTDLANQELPPGFQFLHCLANEAEGGGSTFCDGFAIASDLKTADPEAFKLLAETPVPFRFQDEDYDIRRHHRVIDLDPFGDLQELHFNAHLAGIFDLPADRMETFYGAYRKLMQMTRSPDYVITTRLKGGEMVIFDNRRVLHGRAAFDPNTGFRHLRGCYVDRGEFDSRIRVLSRSNA; translated from the coding sequence ATGACAAGCCTTACCCTTCGCGGCGATGACCGCGTGCTTCATGTTGCCTGGCCGGACGGAACCCAGGCAGACTTTCCCTTTCTCTGGCTGCGGGACAATTGCCCAAGCGGCTTTCATCCCCAGACCCAGGAACGGCAATTCGACCTGACCAGCATCCCGATGGACATCACCATCGACCGCGCCGATCAGGATGATGGCGACATCGTGCTGACGTGGGCCGGCGACGGCCATGTCAGCCGCTATCGGGCAGAGTGGCTTCTGGCGCACCGCCCGGGTGTCGGCCTCGCCGACCCGGCCAAGGTCGATCCGGTTCTCTGGCGGGGCGATCTCGACCCGGCATCGCTGCCACGCGCGGCGGCCAGGGACCTGATGACGAGGGACGACGCCCTGCTCGACTTTCTTATCGAAGCCAAGAAGACCGGCCTTGCGCTGGTTGACGGCATGGCGGACGACACCGAGGCTGGAATGGCCATGGCCCGGCGCATCGGCTTCCTGCGCGAGACCAATTTCGGCACCACTTTCGAGGTCATGTCGAAACCGAACCCCAACAATCTTGCCTATACGTCGCACGCGTTGCCGCTGCACACGGACCTTGCCAACCAGGAACTGCCGCCGGGCTTTCAGTTCCTGCATTGCCTGGCCAATGAAGCGGAAGGCGGCGGCTCGACCTTCTGTGACGGCTTTGCCATTGCCTCTGACCTGAAGACGGCGGATCCGGAGGCTTTCAAACTGCTGGCGGAAACGCCTGTTCCGTTCCGCTTCCAGGACGAAGACTATGACATCCGCCGGCACCACAGGGTGATCGACCTGGACCCGTTCGGTGATCTGCAGGAGCTGCATTTCAACGCCCATCTCGCGGGCATCTTCGATCTGCCGGCCGACCGGATGGAGACCTTTTACGGCGCCTATCGCAAGCTGATGCAGATGACACGCTCACCGGACTACGTCATCACCACGCGCCTCAAGGGCGGTGAAATGGTGATCTTCGACAATCGGCGTGTCCTTCACGGCCGGGCGGCCTTTGACCCCAATACCGGCTTTCGT
- a CDS encoding helix-turn-helix domain-containing protein — MKDLDQDIGQRIAELRRARNWPLDQLADRSGVSRATLSRIERGDTSPTAVALGQLARAFGLSMADLFGFGAPTLDARIARENQPVWQDPETGFCRRSVSPAASGFRGSIIEGELPAGQTISYSVPPLPDLEHHLVLLDGALVMTLGDERHALSPGDCLRFRLNAANAYHAPGPQNARYLLTVITP, encoded by the coding sequence ATGAAAGACCTCGATCAAGACATCGGCCAGCGAATTGCCGAGCTGCGCCGTGCGCGGAATTGGCCGCTGGATCAACTGGCGGACAGGTCCGGCGTGAGCCGGGCGACCCTCTCGCGCATCGAACGTGGTGATACCAGCCCAACAGCCGTCGCGCTCGGGCAGCTCGCCCGGGCCTTCGGGCTTTCCATGGCGGACCTTTTCGGTTTTGGTGCGCCGACGCTGGATGCTCGGATCGCCCGTGAGAACCAACCGGTCTGGCAGGACCCGGAGACCGGATTTTGCCGCCGCAGCGTGTCACCGGCCGCGAGCGGCTTTCGCGGCAGCATCATCGAAGGTGAGCTGCCGGCAGGCCAGACGATTTCCTATTCGGTACCGCCTTTGCCGGACCTGGAACATCACCTTGTGCTTCTGGACGGTGCCCTGGTGATGACGCTTGGCGATGAACGACACGCGCTTTCACCCGGCGATTGCCTGCGCTTCCGCCTGAATGCCGCCAACGCCTATCACGCGCCCGGACCTCAAAATGCCCGCTATCTCCTGACAGTGATCACACCATGA